A single genomic interval of Hyalangium ruber harbors:
- a CDS encoding WbqC family protein — protein sequence MSGTPVVLVAEQPHYLPWLDFYEQVARSGVLLILDNVQWLRRGWQRRTRVALAHHMPTPPPSEPGYQWLSIPLEGAHRDSLISELAVDASQPWARKHLQTLTTLYGGRPYFKSQVLPRVEPFFARAAEARGPGSLLTTLLESMAVFYEPLGLSPRVELASKLERSHPDKTGRLASYCTQLGADTYYSGTGSLYIQPGIFRDVGVRLLWQRFRYPQYPQGREGRFVYGLSIVDVLSNVPLDEVRQWLQPSPWGPFAPPSG from the coding sequence GTGTCTGGCACTCCGGTCGTCCTGGTGGCCGAGCAGCCCCACTACCTGCCCTGGCTGGACTTCTATGAGCAGGTGGCGCGCTCGGGCGTGCTGCTCATCCTGGACAATGTGCAGTGGCTGAGGCGCGGGTGGCAGCGGCGCACGCGGGTGGCGCTGGCGCACCACATGCCCACCCCACCGCCCAGCGAGCCGGGCTACCAGTGGCTGAGCATTCCCCTGGAGGGAGCGCACCGCGACAGCCTCATCTCGGAGCTGGCGGTGGACGCGAGCCAGCCGTGGGCGCGCAAGCACCTGCAGACGCTTACCACCCTGTACGGCGGGCGCCCCTACTTCAAGAGCCAGGTCCTTCCACGAGTGGAGCCCTTCTTCGCCCGGGCGGCCGAGGCCCGGGGGCCGGGCTCGCTGCTCACCACGCTGCTGGAGAGCATGGCGGTGTTCTACGAGCCGCTGGGGCTCTCGCCGCGCGTGGAGCTGGCCTCGAAGCTGGAGCGCTCGCACCCGGACAAGACGGGGCGGCTGGCCTCGTACTGCACGCAGCTGGGGGCGGACACGTACTACTCGGGCACGGGCTCGCTCTACATCCAGCCGGGGATCTTCCGGGACGTGGGGGTGCGCCTGCTGTGGCAGCGCTTCCGCTATCCCCAGTATCCCCAGGGGCGTGAGGGCCGCTTCGTGTACGGACTGTCCATCGTGGATGTGCTGTCCAACGTGCCCCTGGACGAGGTGCGCCAGTGGCTCCAACCCTCGCCCTGGGGGCCGTTCGCGCCCCCTTCCGGCTGA
- a CDS encoding ATPase — MPEIKRPGSPPGFDRPDVSTDVNRHVTPLESEMAAPVEQPPPGPVLATPPRPKMATGASQSLPPAHAPRMGTGHSQSLPPASPPPGEAPPDRRSMTQAGIPGQDRRAGGGAAQYAGPERRTVAVSPGQDRRPQATMQRRALGEGAPPPTNRFWPAPPRTIEEAGLTVSMVEELILKAIFFAGEMRGIDIASRLKLPSAIIDEVIEGLRRQKYIDIRGGGGSGVGKSTMIYQLTSFATEIMRQILDRNRYNGPAPVTIQEWTQAVKKQTVRGNRITRAKMEDKFGDLIIRDYIFDGIGPAMNSGRAIFFYGPPGNGKTAICQCMVNCFEGDIFIPYAIMIDDFIVRIFDGILHKPVEDEPGSPSYDRRWVRCRRPMVVVGGELTLEMLDLVYSPEVKYYEAPFQMKATNGMLLIDDFGRQKVSPVDLLNRWIVPLESDVDNITLHTGKKVQVPFDVFAAFSTNLDPSDLVDDAFLRRVRYKLEVMRPDEEQYFEIFEAICHKRGVPYDPNMVEYLLEKHYRATGRPFAACQPRDLIDQVIDMANYLGIPPQLNPVLLDRAVRSYFVRFDKGGGALPPGTP; from the coding sequence ATGCCTGAGATCAAGAGGCCCGGGTCCCCCCCGGGTTTCGACCGCCCCGATGTCAGCACCGATGTGAATCGCCATGTGACGCCGCTCGAATCCGAGATGGCGGCCCCCGTGGAGCAGCCTCCCCCGGGCCCCGTGCTGGCCACGCCGCCCCGGCCGAAGATGGCAACGGGCGCCTCTCAGTCCCTGCCTCCGGCCCATGCGCCGCGCATGGGCACCGGCCATTCCCAGTCCCTGCCTCCGGCCTCGCCTCCTCCGGGGGAAGCGCCTCCGGATCGCCGCTCCATGACCCAAGCGGGCATCCCCGGCCAGGATCGCCGCGCCGGCGGTGGCGCCGCGCAGTACGCCGGCCCCGAGCGGAGGACCGTCGCCGTGTCCCCGGGCCAGGATCGCCGCCCGCAGGCCACCATGCAGCGCCGCGCCCTGGGAGAGGGCGCTCCGCCGCCCACCAACCGCTTCTGGCCCGCGCCTCCGCGCACCATCGAGGAGGCGGGCCTCACCGTCTCCATGGTGGAGGAGCTCATCCTCAAGGCGATCTTCTTCGCTGGAGAGATGCGCGGCATCGACATCGCCAGCCGACTCAAGCTGCCCTCCGCCATCATCGATGAGGTGATCGAGGGACTGCGCCGCCAGAAGTACATCGACATCCGCGGCGGTGGCGGCTCGGGCGTGGGCAAGTCGACGATGATCTACCAGCTGACCTCCTTCGCCACGGAGATCATGCGGCAGATCCTCGATCGCAACCGCTACAACGGCCCGGCGCCCGTCACCATCCAGGAGTGGACCCAGGCGGTGAAGAAGCAGACGGTGCGCGGCAACCGCATCACCCGCGCGAAGATGGAGGACAAGTTCGGCGACCTCATCATCCGCGACTACATCTTCGACGGCATCGGTCCGGCGATGAACTCCGGGCGCGCCATCTTCTTCTACGGCCCGCCCGGCAACGGCAAGACGGCCATCTGCCAGTGCATGGTCAACTGCTTCGAGGGGGACATCTTCATCCCCTACGCCATCATGATCGACGACTTCATCGTCCGGATCTTCGATGGCATTCTCCACAAGCCCGTCGAGGACGAGCCCGGAAGCCCCTCGTATGATCGTCGCTGGGTGCGCTGCCGGCGGCCCATGGTGGTGGTGGGCGGCGAGCTGACGCTGGAGATGCTCGATCTCGTCTACTCGCCCGAGGTGAAGTACTACGAGGCGCCCTTCCAGATGAAGGCCACCAACGGGATGCTGCTGATCGACGACTTCGGTCGACAGAAGGTCTCCCCGGTGGACCTGCTCAACCGGTGGATCGTCCCGCTCGAGAGCGACGTGGACAACATCACCCTGCACACCGGCAAGAAGGTGCAGGTGCCCTTCGATGTGTTCGCTGCCTTCTCCACCAACCTGGACCCGTCCGACCTGGTGGACGACGCGTTCCTGCGTCGCGTGCGCTACAAGCTCGAGGTGATGCGCCCGGACGAGGAGCAGTACTTCGAGATCTTCGAGGCCATCTGCCACAAGCGCGGTGTGCCGTACGATCCGAACATGGTGGAGTACCTGCTCGAGAAGCACTACCGCGCCACCGGCCGGCCCTTCGCCGCCTGCCAGCCGCGAGACCTGATCGATCAGGTGATCGACATGGCCAACTACCTGGGCATCCCGCCGCAGCTCAACCCGGTGCTGCTGGACCGGGCGGTGCGCAGCTACTTCGTGCGCTTCGACAAGGGCGGTGGAGCGCTGCCTCCGGGTACTCCGTAG
- a CDS encoding serine/threonine-protein kinase, which yields MRTGEKQLSANSESVKLSDLLSKTLVSELIEALAMRRTKVSKAVQKHAHELLESLLLQRRVDLGGARSPATIHPIALRKSELLKKVLKEGRWQSHVPCMVWVQSHPELEKAARTIAHSQGLATTNFALDHIHPIKWDRAVLERLSAELVRAMPSVRKEQAALMLYVLCEDVKLSSCSAHSAEVGNSPVAAHETSAPSNHTEVTDSVTNSPVAPENAAPTESSPSIQSGSQLNQISTETALPLTVPNSLLPSAAQPMEAGAGAEIPRYQSPREGGNSMPSAPQDKSQQAYSSSAFERKLSSRQRATLRDSLRLLNAQLGIGPLREAAKDTGLLGRDAKRLEPPALKKLVADPDQLARLVGDALEDRARQASGARTLQRIAQRAEQDPTLDFRAHNHFQKARKALEAQDWGQLNRSFESLRKIYSESPHALLGSANLLVLFSSGELSRILFALESPESFPIVQGQVQKQSKQPQERPASQKEGMGRVDVGGANRIRTLLDEYARRINDGLLRARAVVEAGLPLAEFANAQTAFQVAVAALQAIGITEPSSSAEFATRLRAGVEDASTAAARLAAAARDCELAASAMVHSVTNQIGSKLTVSFAFDQLQRVPKELVHLIAGTEIEARGALEAISSAPFDVDVELEAALSPDCDVLTAIARVKALNDALRNARAEADRVSNQKKLEVTEVTPRTPPISAASTHLRFKSTASVDGILTSGLVGRLREAAPREPRLGPIDFLPVPLGEKVVLMEATPGSGAADAVNITAANLLILWAQELRSSVRPLAQYLEFVIEAARLRNCVLKDSAVTDFEKVVSALALHCACEDRAKARGQRRLAELLASKSPEAIEGALAACAQAASASPALARICAELVDHGFGRTLARSISGVALKMPAEGRRLLDALAIAVALCNRDAVRSCRNAVLEDLGADAADMESIEDFLADAEAQSRRSARPDVPRLKSAQPLVTDFVASLAHRFWERGRSGAPHARVTVSIPKAALKGVFIAPGTRNVDVPILVRNGGDIAVAGISILIGRPAKGDSPLRTTSTELHVPWLSDQNLEDTAAVVVACTLELDPERAELPKELRLSVRTSWFGGKGEETYIIPLRFDQPDLVDARMSGYDGRPVDLNVDQTLRLSSTSVQKCFSKLRDDLGEGKPLRAYIYGRRRRGKSSICASLRDNRAVQQHFAVQDRVWNGARMTTVETAFSTLAETLLSALAKTGVSAGKLDVSHLSRADEISEKFLFWFDRLSDSLPEKKRVFLILDEFQKWLAGLGSPQERIALLSALRHFNDRPSKLEVSFVLSGLQNLKTLIQESNDLANALEAFEIRALTNEEADRYLRERLPLDLDGRTRRRLVSLSGGNPYVLNRLGGNLLEALKEKRRRWCTAADVDALLADDDAQTGRLNEFVKYMLHEDEDDGAATLRQLTVLRASASILKERGDFDGYVRVTDVEGWLARNAIEFEAGLVDRQLEELSQLDLLQIRPGGRYYLRGEWLCRALAALDPAVVKLQAVTTRGDPELILGRFKRKQLLGRGGEAEVWLAENVLEGGRDVVLRIYPLSTVGLRQRVEREKEILERVRHPNVVAFNGASIDERHGGIVVLDFIAGYTLDELLKNKLPAAQSILPGGDLEKQVEFLKKLASAVHACHVVGVVHKDLSPRNVMLALHMGIWEPKVIDFGIAGFDTQPVEGNPTTVMGTPGYVAPEKLKLRLARRTPAADVFSLGALFIKVLTGIEPGYLADFGQALQSAFTEAKVPGRVFDLVQRMLSEQPETRPSADEVQNGLETVLEPLTWRELHVHAQTAFLEDRSADAVRMFGQALAAVPAVDRVGDDYELLLDEALDMLQQPGEASIPWDVQWLSQWLMRSRQTDKHRPDGRRVLTVLLQYRMRIREAGTNLLRELVTRLAEPPTSSFLGPFVASLGRHEELRESAVVDRTFDALATYCAEQHVATSVVEDFCVACARSARVKYQSLLGAELWLQRARRLGGAPRGDYDAEVRALEDSRRKTGKLQTLPREPDQQESFKIGDGERGHLLVDRLERFDESVRRRFPFIYRLERIRKDRGLQIARPTLLRLDNVGSHVPQGSGDPGNIIPMAFDPSFTGDIALRVNIVLVSGTSSSQREAAYNVLKAETDLFDCLE from the coding sequence ATGCGGACTGGGGAAAAACAGCTGAGTGCGAACTCAGAGTCGGTGAAATTATCCGATCTCCTGTCCAAAACGCTCGTGAGCGAACTCATCGAAGCTTTGGCGATGCGCAGGACCAAGGTGTCGAAGGCTGTGCAGAAACATGCACACGAGTTGCTGGAGTCGCTGCTTCTCCAGAGACGAGTAGATCTAGGCGGTGCGCGATCACCAGCCACGATACATCCGATTGCGCTAAGGAAATCGGAACTGCTCAAGAAAGTCCTGAAAGAAGGACGGTGGCAGAGCCATGTTCCCTGTATGGTTTGGGTGCAGTCCCATCCGGAACTTGAAAAAGCTGCGAGGACTATTGCCCACTCACAGGGTCTTGCCACGACCAACTTTGCGCTGGATCACATTCATCCAATTAAATGGGACCGGGCAGTCCTTGAGCGGCTGAGTGCGGAGTTGGTAAGGGCTATGCCCTCGGTGCGGAAGGAGCAGGCTGCCTTGATGTTGTATGTGCTTTGCGAGGACGTAAAACTGTCCTCCTGCTCAGCTCATTCTGCCGAGGTGGGGAACTCACCTGTGGCGGCACATGAAACAAGTGCTCCTAGCAACCACACAGAAGTTACTGACTCGGTGACGAATTCGCCGGTTGCGCCTGAGAATGCGGCGCCCACCGAGTCTAGCCCCTCTATTCAATCCGGCTCTCAGTTGAACCAAATCTCCACAGAAACGGCGCTGCCGCTTACTGTTCCAAACTCGCTTTTGCCGAGTGCGGCTCAACCCATGGAAGCAGGAGCGGGTGCAGAGATACCGCGATACCAATCACCTCGAGAAGGAGGCAATTCGATGCCTTCAGCGCCCCAAGACAAGTCCCAGCAGGCCTATTCCTCGTCAGCATTCGAACGAAAGCTTAGTTCACGGCAACGAGCTACGCTTCGTGATTCATTGCGACTGCTTAACGCGCAACTGGGTATTGGGCCGCTTCGCGAAGCAGCAAAGGACACCGGCCTTCTTGGAAGGGACGCGAAACGGCTTGAGCCCCCCGCGCTCAAGAAACTCGTCGCCGACCCTGACCAACTCGCGAGGTTGGTGGGAGATGCGCTGGAAGATAGAGCGCGCCAAGCGAGCGGCGCTCGGACACTTCAACGCATTGCCCAACGGGCGGAGCAGGATCCAACGCTCGACTTCCGGGCACACAATCATTTTCAGAAGGCCCGAAAGGCGTTAGAGGCTCAAGATTGGGGGCAACTCAATCGATCTTTTGAGTCACTTCGGAAGATTTATTCGGAAAGTCCACATGCACTGCTTGGATCGGCCAACCTCCTCGTTCTCTTTTCATCGGGAGAGTTGTCTCGTATTCTGTTTGCCCTCGAATCACCTGAATCTTTTCCCATTGTGCAAGGACAGGTGCAGAAGCAGTCCAAGCAGCCTCAGGAGCGACCTGCGTCACAGAAAGAAGGGATGGGTCGCGTTGACGTGGGGGGGGCTAACAGGATCCGCACCCTCCTCGATGAGTATGCTCGCAGAATCAACGATGGGTTGCTGCGTGCCCGTGCTGTGGTTGAAGCCGGTCTTCCACTTGCAGAGTTTGCGAACGCTCAGACTGCTTTTCAGGTAGCAGTCGCTGCGTTACAGGCGATCGGTATTACCGAACCCTCCAGTTCGGCCGAGTTCGCAACACGACTTCGCGCTGGGGTTGAAGACGCATCAACTGCGGCCGCCCGTCTCGCGGCAGCAGCCCGAGATTGTGAGTTGGCTGCGTCGGCGATGGTGCATTCCGTTACAAATCAGATCGGATCGAAACTTACGGTTTCGTTCGCATTCGATCAGTTACAGCGAGTTCCTAAAGAGCTTGTTCACTTAATTGCGGGCACGGAGATAGAGGCGCGAGGGGCATTAGAGGCAATTTCAAGCGCGCCTTTTGACGTTGACGTCGAGCTAGAAGCAGCACTCAGCCCGGATTGCGATGTCCTGACCGCGATTGCCCGAGTCAAGGCCCTAAACGACGCTTTGCGGAACGCGAGGGCGGAGGCAGACAGAGTCTCAAATCAAAAGAAATTGGAGGTAACTGAAGTTACCCCTCGCACTCCCCCAATTTCCGCTGCGTCAACCCATTTAAGGTTCAAGAGTACAGCCTCTGTCGACGGAATTCTTACGTCGGGCCTTGTGGGCAGGCTTCGTGAGGCTGCCCCTCGAGAGCCACGTCTAGGCCCAATTGATTTCCTCCCGGTTCCGCTGGGCGAGAAAGTCGTATTGATGGAGGCGACTCCGGGCTCGGGTGCTGCGGATGCTGTTAATATCACAGCCGCGAACCTTCTCATCTTATGGGCACAAGAGTTGCGTTCATCTGTGAGACCTCTCGCGCAGTACCTCGAATTCGTCATCGAAGCAGCAAGATTAAGAAATTGTGTGTTGAAGGACTCGGCCGTCACGGATTTTGAGAAGGTTGTTTCCGCACTGGCTCTTCACTGTGCTTGCGAAGACCGCGCCAAAGCCCGGGGGCAACGTCGTCTGGCCGAGTTGCTGGCCTCGAAGTCACCAGAGGCTATTGAGGGCGCGCTGGCTGCGTGTGCACAAGCCGCTAGCGCATCACCTGCCTTGGCTAGAATCTGCGCGGAACTTGTCGATCACGGCTTCGGCCGCACATTGGCGCGCAGCATCTCTGGCGTAGCGCTGAAGATGCCTGCGGAGGGTCGAAGACTTCTCGATGCTCTGGCGATCGCCGTTGCGCTCTGCAATCGCGACGCGGTCCGTTCTTGCCGAAACGCGGTTCTCGAAGACCTGGGGGCCGACGCCGCCGATATGGAGTCGATCGAAGACTTTCTAGCAGACGCCGAAGCGCAATCCCGTCGATCTGCTAGGCCCGATGTTCCGCGCCTGAAGTCGGCTCAGCCGCTGGTCACTGATTTCGTGGCATCGCTCGCGCATCGTTTTTGGGAGCGCGGTCGATCTGGGGCACCACACGCCAGGGTTACAGTTAGTATTCCGAAAGCTGCTCTGAAGGGTGTTTTCATTGCGCCTGGCACTCGTAATGTTGATGTTCCCATCTTGGTGCGAAATGGTGGAGACATCGCCGTTGCAGGGATAAGCATCTTGATAGGTCGCCCTGCCAAAGGTGATTCACCCTTGAGGACTACGAGCACCGAACTGCATGTCCCTTGGCTCAGCGACCAGAATCTCGAAGACACTGCTGCTGTGGTAGTTGCGTGCACCCTGGAACTCGATCCCGAGCGAGCTGAACTTCCAAAGGAACTGCGACTGTCCGTCCGAACCTCTTGGTTCGGAGGAAAGGGGGAAGAAACATACATTATCCCGCTTCGTTTCGACCAACCTGACTTAGTTGACGCTCGCATGAGCGGGTACGATGGCCGTCCAGTTGACCTCAACGTGGACCAGACGCTTAGACTTTCGTCCACCTCCGTTCAGAAATGCTTCAGTAAGCTCAGAGATGATCTAGGCGAAGGCAAGCCGTTGCGTGCATACATCTACGGGCGTCGGCGCCGTGGCAAGAGTTCTATCTGTGCGTCTCTAAGGGACAACCGTGCCGTCCAGCAACATTTTGCCGTCCAAGATAGAGTGTGGAACGGCGCGCGGATGACCACCGTTGAGACAGCTTTTTCCACCTTGGCAGAGACTCTTTTGAGTGCTCTTGCGAAGACAGGAGTTAGCGCTGGCAAGCTTGACGTATCGCATCTCTCTCGTGCCGACGAGATTTCCGAGAAATTTCTGTTTTGGTTCGACAGGCTCTCTGACTCGCTGCCAGAAAAGAAAAGGGTTTTCCTTATTCTTGATGAGTTTCAGAAGTGGCTCGCGGGACTAGGCTCACCTCAGGAGCGTATTGCGCTGCTTTCAGCGCTACGACACTTCAACGACCGGCCTAGCAAACTTGAGGTGTCATTTGTGCTTAGCGGGCTGCAAAATTTGAAGACCCTTATTCAGGAATCGAACGACCTTGCGAATGCGCTTGAGGCGTTCGAGATTCGAGCGCTTACTAATGAGGAGGCCGATCGTTACCTGCGAGAACGCCTCCCACTTGACCTCGATGGTCGTACACGTCGGCGGTTGGTCAGCCTCAGCGGTGGCAATCCTTATGTGCTCAATCGCTTGGGGGGCAACTTACTTGAGGCACTAAAAGAGAAGAGACGGCGGTGGTGTACAGCAGCCGACGTTGACGCGCTACTGGCTGATGATGACGCGCAGACAGGGCGCCTCAATGAGTTCGTAAAGTACATGCTGCATGAAGATGAGGACGATGGTGCAGCCACGTTGCGTCAACTCACTGTTCTCCGCGCTTCCGCTTCCATTCTCAAGGAGCGGGGGGATTTTGACGGGTATGTGCGAGTAACTGATGTCGAGGGGTGGCTGGCTCGAAACGCTATTGAGTTTGAAGCTGGGCTGGTTGATAGGCAGCTTGAGGAATTGTCACAACTAGACTTGCTCCAGATCCGCCCTGGTGGTCGGTACTATCTTCGTGGTGAGTGGCTGTGCCGGGCATTGGCTGCGCTGGACCCCGCAGTTGTTAAGCTACAAGCCGTAACAACTCGTGGAGATCCAGAACTCATTCTCGGGCGATTTAAGCGAAAGCAATTGCTGGGTCGCGGAGGAGAGGCAGAGGTTTGGTTGGCCGAGAACGTGCTGGAAGGTGGACGGGATGTTGTTCTGCGGATCTACCCATTGAGCACTGTAGGGCTGCGACAGAGAGTCGAGCGCGAGAAGGAGATACTTGAGCGTGTTCGCCACCCTAACGTCGTCGCGTTCAACGGGGCCAGCATCGACGAACGTCATGGTGGAATTGTCGTTCTCGATTTCATTGCAGGATACACGCTCGATGAGCTGTTGAAGAACAAGCTGCCTGCCGCCCAGTCGATTCTGCCAGGTGGTGACCTAGAAAAACAGGTCGAGTTCCTGAAGAAGCTTGCCAGTGCTGTTCATGCTTGCCACGTTGTCGGTGTAGTTCATAAAGACTTGTCGCCGCGAAATGTGATGTTGGCGCTACACATGGGCATCTGGGAGCCCAAGGTCATCGATTTCGGAATTGCTGGATTCGACACGCAGCCTGTCGAGGGAAACCCAACCACAGTCATGGGTACGCCAGGCTATGTTGCGCCCGAAAAACTCAAGCTTCGTTTGGCTAGGCGTACACCTGCGGCCGATGTGTTCTCGTTGGGGGCGCTATTCATCAAAGTTCTTACGGGGATCGAGCCAGGATACCTTGCCGACTTTGGGCAGGCTCTTCAGAGCGCTTTCACTGAAGCTAAGGTGCCAGGCCGAGTATTTGATCTGGTCCAGCGGATGTTATCTGAACAGCCCGAGACTCGGCCGAGTGCTGACGAGGTCCAGAATGGGCTTGAGACTGTCCTAGAGCCCCTCACCTGGCGCGAGCTGCATGTACACGCACAAACAGCCTTTCTAGAGGATCGAAGCGCCGATGCAGTGAGGATGTTCGGCCAAGCTCTGGCTGCCGTCCCTGCAGTGGATCGTGTCGGCGACGATTACGAACTCTTGCTGGATGAAGCGCTCGACATGCTTCAGCAGCCTGGAGAGGCCAGCATTCCCTGGGACGTTCAGTGGCTCTCCCAATGGTTGATGCGTTCTCGTCAAACCGATAAACATCGACCAGACGGACGCCGAGTTCTGACTGTGCTCTTGCAGTACCGGATGCGAATCAGAGAGGCTGGGACAAATCTGCTTCGAGAACTCGTCACTCGACTAGCAGAGCCACCGACTAGTTCCTTCTTAGGGCCGTTCGTGGCCTCCTTGGGGCGCCACGAGGAACTGCGCGAGTCGGCGGTTGTAGACCGGACGTTTGACGCTCTCGCGACCTACTGCGCGGAGCAGCACGTCGCGACGAGTGTAGTTGAGGACTTCTGTGTAGCTTGCGCCCGTAGCGCTCGTGTGAAGTATCAGTCGTTACTTGGTGCCGAACTTTGGCTTCAAAGAGCGAGAAGACTAGGTGGAGCGCCACGCGGTGATTACGATGCTGAAGTCCGAGCACTTGAGGACTCGCGGCGCAAAACGGGGAAACTTCAGACGCTTCCACGGGAACCAGACCAACAAGAGTCATTCAAGATCGGTGATGGAGAGCGAGGACACCTCCTCGTTGATCGGCTCGAACGTTTCGATGAGAGCGTAAGACGGCGCTTTCCTTTTATCTATCGGTTGGAACGGATCCGAAAAGACCGTGGACTTCAAATCGCGCGTCCGACCCTGTTGCGCTTGGACAATGTTGGCAGTCATGTTCCTCAGGGCAGTGGAGACCCAGGCAACATTATTCCAATGGCCTTCGACCCTTCTTTCACGGGTGATATAGCCTTGAGAGTCAACATCGTGCTTGTATCGGGGACGAGTTCTTCGCAGCGTGAAGCGGCCTACAATGTTCTCAAGGCGGAAACAGATCTCTTCGACTGCCTTGAATAG